In Spinacia oleracea cultivar Varoflay chromosome 5, BTI_SOV_V1, whole genome shotgun sequence, a single window of DNA contains:
- the LOC110798609 gene encoding non-specific lipid transfer protein GPI-anchored 11-like isoform X1 produces the protein MLHCSLKFWSNHRKQAKKQGKKEREKMAISSESTMWVVVILGLISVGSLNVKGQSPAMAPAPDSSGTDCMTLVYTMADCLTYVENGSKLAKPDKACCPEVAGVLKANPICLCEMLSKSKDFSLDLDLNRTLHLPSICKLQTPDVSLCSAAGYPVAGGPTSSAGAGPSSAMPGGMSPGAAAAAAAAAAAMSPGDATATTGKNGASSNVHFNAVSVVAGLAMAFTFLKL, from the exons ATGCTACATTGTTCTCTTAAATTTTGG AGCAACCACAGAAAACAGGCCAAAAAGCAGgggaagaaagagagagagaaaatggcgaTATCCTCGGAAAGTACGATGTGGGTAGTAGTGATTTTAGGCCTAATTTCAGTTGGAAGCTTGAATGTAAAGGGTCAATCTCCGGCGATGGCACCGGCGCCGGATTCGTCGGGAACCGACTGCATGACTCTGGTATACACAATGGCAGATTGTTTGACATATGTTGAGAATGGGAGCAAATTAGCAAAGCCTGACAAAGCCTGTTGCCCTGAGGTAGCTGGAGTGTTGAAGGCAAATCCGATTTGTTTGTGTGAAATGTTGAGCAAAAGTAAAGATTTTTCACTGGATTTGGATTTAAACAGAACTCTTCATTTGCCTTCTATTTGTAAACTCCAGACTCCTGATGTTAGCTTGTGCTCAG CGGCTGGGTATCCAGTAGCAGGAGGACCAACATCAAGTGCTGGAGCTGGACCTTCGTCAGCAATGCCAG GTGGGATGTCGCCtggagcagcagcagcagcagcagcagcagcagcagcgatgtcTCCAGGAGACGCTACAGCTACAACAGGGAAGAATGGAGCATCATCGAATGTACATTTCAATGCTGTTTCTGTTGTGGCTGGCTTAGCAATGGCATTCACATTCTTGAAACTTTGA
- the LOC110798609 gene encoding non-specific lipid transfer protein GPI-anchored 11-like isoform X2 produces the protein MEEANCESNHRKQAKKQGKKEREKMAISSESTMWVVVILGLISVGSLNVKGQSPAMAPAPDSSGTDCMTLVYTMADCLTYVENGSKLAKPDKACCPEVAGVLKANPICLCEMLSKSKDFSLDLDLNRTLHLPSICKLQTPDVSLCSAAGYPVAGGPTSSAGAGPSSAMPGGMSPGAAAAAAAAAAAMSPGDATATTGKNGASSNVHFNAVSVVAGLAMAFTFLKL, from the exons ATGGAAGAGGCAAATTGTGAG AGCAACCACAGAAAACAGGCCAAAAAGCAGgggaagaaagagagagagaaaatggcgaTATCCTCGGAAAGTACGATGTGGGTAGTAGTGATTTTAGGCCTAATTTCAGTTGGAAGCTTGAATGTAAAGGGTCAATCTCCGGCGATGGCACCGGCGCCGGATTCGTCGGGAACCGACTGCATGACTCTGGTATACACAATGGCAGATTGTTTGACATATGTTGAGAATGGGAGCAAATTAGCAAAGCCTGACAAAGCCTGTTGCCCTGAGGTAGCTGGAGTGTTGAAGGCAAATCCGATTTGTTTGTGTGAAATGTTGAGCAAAAGTAAAGATTTTTCACTGGATTTGGATTTAAACAGAACTCTTCATTTGCCTTCTATTTGTAAACTCCAGACTCCTGATGTTAGCTTGTGCTCAG CGGCTGGGTATCCAGTAGCAGGAGGACCAACATCAAGTGCTGGAGCTGGACCTTCGTCAGCAATGCCAG GTGGGATGTCGCCtggagcagcagcagcagcagcagcagcagcagcagcgatgtcTCCAGGAGACGCTACAGCTACAACAGGGAAGAATGGAGCATCATCGAATGTACATTTCAATGCTGTTTCTGTTGTGGCTGGCTTAGCAATGGCATTCACATTCTTGAAACTTTGA